A DNA window from Helianthus annuus cultivar XRQ/B chromosome 15, HanXRQr2.0-SUNRISE, whole genome shotgun sequence contains the following coding sequences:
- the LOC110912776 gene encoding U-box domain-containing protein 62 isoform X1 — translation MASEETTLALSHTNNNRHQTLFQNDPNSSFHHPLAGSSSSNNNNNGKATRELTGFIDHQHRYYQQSMYDSGSIRNHGMQNWDGGNARGSDGSDGDDDEEEEDVEGGGGGHGSEKDGSVKLDRISAFGSRREVLKVGSLVPPGNDLNDVKPSSSDNHLQELSRYPPNAVTLVDRDGELYYSQYLHGTEGLASGVKDTVVENGCGFSGRKDVSYAGESGDSLRAILSDPLTGALMDDAMILPCGHSFGSGGMQHVMKIKACHTCSRLVTEDSVAPNLALRSAVLAFRREEESQVHHASKRRRERLDQDRANYNDSMDTRGRGLQFPFSVADRVIIKGNKRTPERFVGCEAVVTTQCLNGWYVVKTLDTAESIKLQYRSLAKVPDNSSSQATSSKMAPNWL, via the exons ATGGCTTCGGAGGAGACCACTTTAGCCCTATCACACACCAACAACAACCGCCACCAGACCCTCTTCCAAAACGACCCCAATTCAAGTTTCCATCATCCTCTTGCTGGCAGCAGTAGtagtaataacaataataacggTAAAGCTACTCGTGAACTTACTGGCTTTATTGATCACCAGCACCGGTATTATCAGCAGAGTATGTATGACTCTGGCTCGATTCGAAACCATGGTATGCAGAATTGGGATGGTGGAAATGCAAGAGGCTCGGATGGGTcggatggtgatgatgatgaagaggaagaggatgtggagggtggtggtggtggtcatgGTAGTGAAAAGGATGGGAGTGTGAAGTTGGATCGGATTTCGGCTTTTG GTTCTAGGAGGGAAGTATTGAAGGTAGGAAGTCTTGTGCCTCCCGGAAACGATTTAAACGATGTAAAACCGAGTTCTAGCGACAACCACCTGCAAGAATTGAGTCGGTACCCCCCGAATGCCGTCACACTTGTGGACCGTGATGGTGAATTGTACTATTCACAGTATCTTCATGGGACCGAGGGTTTAGCGTCAGGGGTCAAAGATACAGTGGTAGAAAACGGTTGCGGGTTTAGTGGAAGAAAGGATGTTTCGTATGCCGGGGAATCCGGAGACTCACTTAGAGCAATACTCTCAGATCCTTTAAC AGGAGCGCTTATGGATGATGCTATGATATTGCCATGTGGGCATTCTTTTGGTAGTGGTGGAATGCAGCATGTTATGAAGATT AAAGCATGTCATACTTGTTCACGCCTCGTGACAGAAGATTCAGTGGCTCCAAATCTAG CTTTGCGATCTGCTGTTTTGGCGTTTCGTAGGGAAGAAGAGTCGCAAGTTCACCATGCGTCTAAAAGAAGAAGAGAGAGATTAGACCAG GACAGGGCTAATTACAATGATTCAATGGACACACGAGGCAGAGGTCTCCAGTTTCCATTTTCTGTTGCTGACCGCGTTATCATTAAG GGAAACAAGAGGACACCGGAGCGTTTCGTTGGTTGTGAAGCGGTTGTCACAACTCAGTGCTTGAATGGATG GTATGTGGTGAAGACGTTGGATACTGCAGAGAGCATTAAATTGCAATATCGCTCTTTAGCCAAAGTTCCTGATAATTCTTCCTcacaagcaacatcaagcaagaTGGCACCAAATTGGCTATAA
- the LOC110912776 gene encoding U-box domain-containing protein 62 isoform X2 — MASEETTLALSHTNNNRHQTLFQNDPNSSFHHPLAGSSSSNNNNNGKATRELTGFIDHQHRYYQQSMYDSGSIRNHGMQNWDGGNARGSDGSDGDDDEEEEDVEGGGGGHGSEKDGSVKLDRISAFGSRREVLKVGSLVPPGNDLNDVKPSSSDNHLQELSRYPPNAVTLVDRDGELYYSQYLHGTEGLASGVKDTVVENGCGFSGRKDVSYAGESGDSLRAILSDPLTGALMDDAMILPCGHSFGSGGMQHVMKIKACHTCSRLVTEDSVAPNLALRSAVLAFRREEESQVHHASKRRRERLDQDRANYNDSMDTRGRGLQFPFSVADRVIIKQ; from the exons ATGGCTTCGGAGGAGACCACTTTAGCCCTATCACACACCAACAACAACCGCCACCAGACCCTCTTCCAAAACGACCCCAATTCAAGTTTCCATCATCCTCTTGCTGGCAGCAGTAGtagtaataacaataataacggTAAAGCTACTCGTGAACTTACTGGCTTTATTGATCACCAGCACCGGTATTATCAGCAGAGTATGTATGACTCTGGCTCGATTCGAAACCATGGTATGCAGAATTGGGATGGTGGAAATGCAAGAGGCTCGGATGGGTcggatggtgatgatgatgaagaggaagaggatgtggagggtggtggtggtggtcatgGTAGTGAAAAGGATGGGAGTGTGAAGTTGGATCGGATTTCGGCTTTTG GTTCTAGGAGGGAAGTATTGAAGGTAGGAAGTCTTGTGCCTCCCGGAAACGATTTAAACGATGTAAAACCGAGTTCTAGCGACAACCACCTGCAAGAATTGAGTCGGTACCCCCCGAATGCCGTCACACTTGTGGACCGTGATGGTGAATTGTACTATTCACAGTATCTTCATGGGACCGAGGGTTTAGCGTCAGGGGTCAAAGATACAGTGGTAGAAAACGGTTGCGGGTTTAGTGGAAGAAAGGATGTTTCGTATGCCGGGGAATCCGGAGACTCACTTAGAGCAATACTCTCAGATCCTTTAAC AGGAGCGCTTATGGATGATGCTATGATATTGCCATGTGGGCATTCTTTTGGTAGTGGTGGAATGCAGCATGTTATGAAGATT AAAGCATGTCATACTTGTTCACGCCTCGTGACAGAAGATTCAGTGGCTCCAAATCTAG CTTTGCGATCTGCTGTTTTGGCGTTTCGTAGGGAAGAAGAGTCGCAAGTTCACCATGCGTCTAAAAGAAGAAGAGAGAGATTAGACCAG GACAGGGCTAATTACAATGATTCAATGGACACACGAGGCAGAGGTCTCCAGTTTCCATTTTCTGTTGCTGACCGCGTTATCATTAAG CAATGA
- the LOC110912777 gene encoding RING-H2 finger protein ATL74-like: MMMQRLLLDTDSMSPPEYGGAGSSQEHESYRKEADFDTNMVIILGCLLCALICALGLNSIVRCALRCSRRLVFEGGDVAATGVKKKALKQIPVAVYGAGLEIPATECPICLGEFMEGEKIRVLPQCNHGFHVRCIDVWLASHSSCPTCRRSLAEPPVVVVGRSLGGGVGGGDASVVVQDGG; encoded by the coding sequence ATGATGATGCAACGTCTACTACTCGATACAGACTCCATGTCGCCGCCGGAGTACGGCGGCGCCGGCAGTAGCCAGGAGCATGAATCGTACAGAAAAGAAGCCGATTTCGATACCAACATGGTGATCATATTGGGGTGTTTACTTTGTGCTTTGATTTGTGCATTGGGGCTTAATTCGATTGTTCGTTGTGCTTTAAGGTGTAGCCGGAGATTGGTTTTTGAAGGCGGTGATGTGGCGGCGACCGGGGTTAAGAAAAAGGCGTTAAAGCAGATTCCGGTGGCGGTTTATGGGGCCGGATTAGAGATTCCGGCGACCGAGTGTCCGATATGTCTTGGGGAGTTTATGGAGGGGGAAAAGATTAGGGTGTTGCCACAATGTAATCATGGGTTTCATGTTAGGTGTATTGATGTGTGGTTGGCTTCGCATTCGTCGTGTCCGACTTGTAGGCGGTCGTTGGCGGAGCCGCCAGTGGTGGTTGTGGGGAGGTCTTtgggtggtggtgttggtggtggtgatgctaGTGTGGTTGTTCAAGAtggtggttag